The genomic region GACAGTGTACTGTTTGCTAAAGAACAATACGGATTTTATACACCTCATATGTTATCTGCATACAGAGAAAGTCTCTTACAAATAGAGTTGTATTTGCCGTCACATACCTACAATACAAAAcaaggagagaaatttaagaaAACGATAACTTTACCTTATGCTCATGAACTGTACGGGGTGTGAATGGTACTTGGCAATTTACTTGTGTGACATACAGGAGTGATTACGGTAGTCGTTGAGTGAAGAGTACAGGCTGGGCCACTCCTTTGCAGCTCCCCGGGATGAGGTACAGCACCATGTAACGCTTACCACTGAGGATAGGAGACACAGTGTATAAATAGGCATGTCTGAGCAGCAGCACATTCAGCCCTGCTCTACAAGGTCAGACATGAATCAAGCACTGATGTGGCATGTGCTGGCAGCCCCAGTCTTTGTTCTCCTGAGTGGTGGTTCTTTATCCAGGAAAGATGAACCTTCCTGTCACCTGTGGGGAGAACCTCAAACCCCACAGCTTCAAAAGGATGGAGACACCATGATCGGAGGCGTTTTCTCATTCCACTACAACTGGGAACGAGAACTTTTATATTCACAGGCTCCCCCTCCATTGAAATGCACAAAGTAAGTCTATTTTCACAAAGTAACAGTGGTTAAACTTTAAGGGTTATTTAACTGCATGTGTTTAAATAATAAGATCTTCTTATATAATTGAGGACTGTCTGACATGTAATGCTTTATGTTGTATCTGTCATTTTAGCCTAAACCTCAGATCATTTCAGTATGCTCAGACTATGATCTTTGCCATAGAGGAGATTAataacagcacatctctgcttcCAAATACCACTCTGGGCTATAAGATCTATGACACCTGTGGTTCAGTTGCTACAGCTGTGAGGGCAGCCATGACCCTGGCAAATGATCAACAGAGCCAAGCTTCTGATACACTTTGTACCAAACCATCTACAGTTCAGGCAATCATAGGAGAGACCTCTTCATCTCTCACTGTTGCAATTTCAGCATCTATTGGACCCTTTAATATACCCGTGGTAGGTAGGCAGGCTTAACATTTCAGAAAATCTTAACATGCAGAAGAATGTCATGTACAGGCTAATTTATGTAAAACGGTCATTCAGCATATTATTAACTGTCTTTCACTGAATGGGCTAGTGCCTGAAAATGTGCTGTAAAAGGGCCAGTAAATAACATATCTGTGTTTAACAGGTAAGTCACTTTTCCACCTGCGCTTGTCTGAGTGACAAAAGGAAATATCCATCATTCCTCAGAACCATTCCCAGTGACTACTACCAGAGCAGAGCACTGGCCCAGCTGGTCAAATACTTTGGCTGGACATGGGTGGGGGCCATCAGGTCAGATGATGACTACGGCAATAACGGAATGGCCACTTTCATAGAGACCGCCCAACGTCTTGGAATATGCATTGAGTACTCAGAACCTTTTTACAGAACATACCCAAAGGAAGACATATTACGAATAATTGATGCTATTAAGAGGTCAACTTCCCGGGTTATAGTGGGCTTCCTGTCCTACATGGACATGGATGTGCTGTTGCAGGAGATGGCTCACCACAATCTTACAGGGTACCAATGGATTGGCAGTGAGGCATGGATCGCTGACCCATACATAGCCACTGTCAAGGGCCACCATGTCCTTAATGGAGCAATAGGATTTTCTATTGCAAAAGCAGAGGTGTCCGGCCTAAGAGATTTCATGCTGAATGTTCTACCATTGAACTCATCTGGTAATACTATTTTTCAAGAGTTTTGGGAAGGCTTATTTGAATGTAAATTCCCCAGTGATGTGGATTCAGTCAATGGTAAAGTATGCAAGGGCACTGAGAATCTGAGTGGGATTGATAACACGTACACCGATATGTCTCAGATACAAATCCTGAATAATGTGTACAAAGGGGTGTATGCTGTGGCTCACGCGCTGCATGAGTTATTCACCTGCAAATCTGACAAAGAGGTGGCTGACAACCAAACCTGTGCCACGAAGAGGCAACCCGAACCATGGAAGGTATGCTAAGCAACACAAATTGTCACAAACACCTTCACACCTCATGTAATATTTAAAGTAGTTCATAAATTTCTTACCTGGTGTAATACTTAAAGTGATTTGTCAATAACAAATTGTTAACATAGTTTTTACAGCAACTGAAAAAAGTTCGTTTCAAAACAAAGGAGGGTGAAGAAGTGTTCTTCGACAAGAATGGAGATCCAGCAGCAAAATATGATCTTGTAAactggcagcagcagcagccagacGGCcagatttatattgccacagtgGGACGATATGATGCATCTTTACCCACAGAGAAACAACTAAAACTGAACAACATATCCATTGTTTGGGCTAAAAATTCAGAAAAGGTGAGTCTCGACACATATCGCATATCATTAATTCAATTTAACGTGAAATTGAATTAATGTCAAATTGCAGTAATTTCTGCAGCTTCTGCCCATTTAGCTGTGATTCTGTTTGTGCTTTTGTGACTCTGCCAGGTGCCAGTGTCAGTGTGCAGTGAGAGCTGTCCCCCAGGAACCCGCAAGGCCGTGCAGAAAGGAAAGCCTGTCTGCTGCTACGACTGCTTACTTTGTGCTGAGGGGGAGATCAGCAATACTACAGGtacatttataaaaatatatattacataacCATATATAATACGACCTATGTTTTGTCTGCTGTGTGTGCTGTCTGAGTCTCCCCCCAGGTAGCTGAGCTAACTGGCACTTCTAAATTGTCatttgtttgtgtgcatgtgtgcaagcGTTGTGATTGCCTGAACTCTGAACAGGGTATACACCTACTCCTTTGTGCCCTGGGTTGCTTGGGAAAGGCTGCCCCCTGCCACAATTCTAGTATAAGTgattggaagatgaatggatgattATGCTAAAAAAGATATTTTGAAAAGTTATAATGTAGTAaaaggtaattttttttttggctaaaCGTTTTAATTCATGATTATAATGGATAAAATCGCTGCACTTTTCTTTATAACAGAACATGCAATTGGTGTTAATATTATATTCTCAAAATTTTCTTACAGATTCTATCACATGCATGCAATGTCATCCAGAATACTGGTCAAATAAATTGAAGGATACATGcattctgaaagaaactgaatattTGTCCTATGCAGAAATTATGGGAATAATACTCACAGCTGTTTCCCTACTTGGAACAGGCATAACAAGTGCAGTGACAATTATTTTCTTCAGATACAAGAACACACCTATTATAAAAGCCAACAACTCTGAGCTGAGCttcctgctgctcttttccctgACCCTCTGTTTCCTCTGCTCACTCACTTTCATCGGCCGACCCTCTCACTGGTCCTGTATGCTGCGCCACACAGCGTTTGGGATCACCTTTGTCCTCTGCATCTCTTGTGTTCTGGGGAAAACAATAGTGGTGTTAATGGCCTTCAGGGCTACACtcccaggcagtaatgtcatgaAATGGTTTGGACCTTCTCAGCAGAGGCTCAGTGTTCTTGTATTCACTCTCATACAGGTGCTAATTTGTCTGCTCTGGTtaacattatcccctcctttccccaacAAAAACACGAAGTACTACAAAGACAAGATCATTCTAGAGTGTGATGTGGGGTCAGCAGTGGGCTTCTGGGCTGTGCTGGGGTACATTGGTCTCCTCTCTGCCCTGTGCTTTGTACTGGCTTTTCTGGCCAGGAAGCTGCCTGACAACTTCAATGAAGCCAAATTCATCACCTTCAGCATGCTCATATTCACTGCTGTCTGGATCACCTTTATCCCAGCTTATGTCAGCTCACCTGGGAAGTTCACTGTGGCTGTCGAGATATTTGCTATTTTAGCTTCCAGTTTCGGCTTGTTGTTCTGTATTTTTATCCCAAAATGTTATATTATTTTGCTTaaaccagaaaaaaacacaaagaaattCCTTATGGGTAAAATGCCTTCAAAATCTCTGtaaaaatgtatgtatataaatttGCAAAAATAAGTATTTAATAAACTTGCATGTTTTCTTGCGTAATCTTTATAGTAGAATATAGCAAacataattaatttaaaaacatatgtaaataaaaatacGTAAAAGCAAGTATTAAATAAACTTGTATATTTTTTTGAATAGTGTTTACAATAGAATGTAGCAGACAATTTATTGACTATACATATTTTAGGAAATGAGGACAAATATATCTATAAAACACGACAAAAATAACCAGTGTATTCTCATCATAGAAATAATCCTTATATAAAATGCTGTAAAAATTGCAGTGGGCAGAAATGCTATGGGCTCTTTGTACACACTGATGTTATTTCATTTTGCGGATGATCCTGAGAACCTCGCACACTGAAACATCAtcatcaaaaaaagaaaaaaatatatatttgatgAACAATGATTCAAATTAAATTTACAGATAATCCATAAGATTTTAAGAACTGCTATGAGGTCTAATGGGGTTGTAGGGCACTCTTGAAACCACGGTTACTTCTAACTCACTTGGGAAAAGTGCTAAAAGGGAGTCATGGTTCAACACGTGCCACCGTATGAGAGGTAGTATAAAGGTGGCAGAAGACAAGGAAGGGGGCTGTGCGTGTGCGCTGACGGGCTGAGCCATGCTGCTTCTCCTGGGTCTGTTACTGATCGGACCACCAGCCCAGGCTGAAGAGTCCAAGTGCACGCTGCTCGGCAGAGCACAACTTCCCGAACTTTCCAAGGATGGGGATATGATTATCGGAGGAATCTTTTCATTTCACACTGGACAAGAAGCTGATATACAGTCCTTTAAAATAATCCCAAAACCACTGCCATGCAAAAAGTatgtaaatatttcatttttaacttttcaaTGCTAACTGCTATTTTGCTTGATTTATCCATTATTAATAATAGAAAATTTCCAGTATGTAGAAATGTCTAATCAaaaactaatgttttttttccagtgtaaATTTCAGAGAATTTCAGTTTGCTCTTACGATGATTTTTGCAATAGAAGAAATAAACAGAAATTCAGAAATGCTACCTCATGCATCCCTGGGATACAAAATTTATAATGACTGTGGCACTTCAAACATTATGAGAGCTGCTTTGGCTTTGGTGAACGGCCAAGATCAAGCAATCCACAGCAATAACTGCACTGAACCAGGCACAGTTCAAGCTATAATAGGCCACTCAGGATCAACACCAACTATTGGATTTGCTACAGTAATTGGAAGGTTTCATATACCAGTGGTAAGGAATAACAACTATAATTACACCTTTAAAATACCTTTAAAAGATATATGTTAACATACTGACAATAAAAATTCTCCTCAAAAGGACACGAGAAACATTTATGAAGccagtaaaataaaaaatcaagtaAATTCCTACTTTCTCAAAGTACTTGGAAAACTACAtataacaagaaataaaaaCTGCATTTACTCAATTTCACCAAACCTAAAATTAATTAACATAAGGAAGGTGGTGTCAGAGAAGCCTGgtaacatttattttataattatgcAAGTGCAATAACTGTACCTTTCAGGTGCTTTGGGAAAAGAGGGTTTACTAGATAAATAAATCTAAATGACTTCCCAGGTGAGCTTACAAATGTACTGTGGAGACTAAAAAGTTTTATTACATTCTTTCATCATTACAATGACCTATCATGGCTATGTATATGGTTAAGACGTATTTTTCCAACATGTGCATTTTAAATggaagcagcattatttttgaAGGACACACCCTAACTactacctaaaaaataaattaaaacattgaaccatttgcattttcttttcaattaaaaaaaaaacatatattgtGCAAATGTAAAGAAATGTGTTCTATGCCCTTTCCAACACAGGTAAGTCACTTTGCCACCTGTGCATGTCTGAGTAACAGAAAAGAGTTTCCCACCTTCTTCAGGACCATTCCTAGTGACTATTACCAGAGCAGAGCACTTGCCCAGCTGGTCAAACACTTTGGCTGGACCTGGGTGGGGGCTGTAAGTAGCAACAATGACTATGGAATCAATGGCATGGCCACTTTTATGCAAGTGGCTCAACAAGAAGGTGTGTGTGTTGAGTATTCTGAGGCGTTTGACAGTACTGGTCCATACAATGTGCTTCTCAGGATAGTCAACATAATAAAACGCTCCACCTCAAAGGTCATCATGGCCTTTATGACACACCGGGAAATCAAAGTGCTGGTGGAAGAGACCGAGCGACAGAACATTACTGACATACAATGGATTGGCAGCGACGCCTGGATCACAGACACTTCCCTTACAAACAGCAAGGGCAACAAGGCACTCGTCGGGGCAATAGGATTTGTAGTCAGCAAGGCACAGATACCTGGCCTGCAGAACTATCTCCAGAGACTCCACCCATCACACTTTCCTCAGAGCTCTTTTGTCAGAGAATTCTGGGAAATTGTGTTCAACTGCACATTGGCCACTGGAAGCAAGAAATACCAGAAAAGACCCTGTAATGGCTCTGAAAATCTACAAAATGTGCAGAACCAGTTCACTGACGTCAGTGAGCTGCGTTTCACCAACAATGTGTACAAAGCTGTGTATGCTGTGGCTCACGCACTGCACAACCTGTACACCTATGAGCACGGCTATGGTCTTGATTCCAGTAGCACACTGCCGCCATGGAAGGTCAGCTGGGGGACATCTGGGGTTGACTTCATAACTGTTTAAACTCTTaaattaatttgatttgatgAAACTCAGACTGCTGCATGAATAGTATAATATATAAGAGAAAGCTAATATCATTTGTGACTTAATATGTACCAAGACATTCCCTAAAAGAAAAAACAGCaagtttttttgttatttctgtgCAAAGGTTTTACACTACCTGCAAACTGTAAATTTCACACTAAAAACAGGAGAAGAAGTACTTTTTGATAGCAACGGAGATTCACCAGCCAGATATGATTTGATAAATTTACAAAATTTGGATGAGAGCACCATACAGGTGGCCACAATTGGTTACTATGATGCATCGTTACCAAAAGGACAACAGTTTATCATGAACAACACCAACATTGTCTGGGGAGGAGGCAGCAAAGAGGTATTACTtacaatatttaaaatgaacaTAGTAATTGCAGTGGTGTAAGTTTTCAGCAACCCTGTTTTCGGTGTGCTACTTAAAAAGCAGCAGAAAGCATCTTCAACACCTGTAGCATGAGATGCTGCCCTGTCTGTGCTTTTGTGCCTCTGCCAGGTGCCAGTGTCAGTGTGCAGTGAGAGCTGTCCCCCAGGAACCCGCAAGGCCGTGCAGAGAGGAAAGCCTGTCTGCTGCTACGACTGTGTACCCTGTGCAGAAGGGGAGATCAGCAATACTACAGGTGCATCAACAGTGAGGTCATCTGTATTGTTTTGgtatatatacaaaaaaaaattcctgACATGacttgaaatgaaatgaaaaccaAGCACATTGACagttttaatatttctgttattttcaggGGGGACATTTGGGGTATTTACATTATGGCGCTAATTTTTATAATTTCCTAGTTAAATCTACACAAATGACACTTATTCAGCAGCAAGtatctgcatcatttataatttCTACTGTGAATAGAAGCTATGGCAGTGTCTATTTAGATCAAAACAGACAGAGATTCTGAATAATAAACCCTATGTAAGTTACCACAAGTATAAACATTAGTTAAAACACTAACATTTCCTTGCCGATGTTTTTTATAATACAGATTTAGCAGACTGCATCAAGTGCCAATCTGAATACTGGTCCAACATCAGGAGAGATGCCTGTGTTTTAAAGGAAATTGAATTTTTGTCTTATGGAGACTTGATGGGACTTCTCCTAGCACTACTTTCCTTAATTGGAGCCTTTTTTACCACTGGAGTAGGACTGATATTTTACTATCACAGACACACGCCCATCGTCAGAGCCAATAACACTGAGCTGAGCttcctgctgctcttttccctgACCCTCTGTTTCCTCTGCTCACTCACTTTCATCGGCCGACCCTCTCACTGGTCCTGTATGCTGCGCCACACGGCGTTTGGGATCACCTTTGTCCTCTGCATCTCTTGTATTCTGGGGAAAACAATAGTGGTGTTAATGGCCTTCAGGGCTACACtcccaggcagtaatgtcatgaAATGGTTTGGACCTTCTCAGCAGAGGCTCAGTGTCCTTGTATTCACTCTCATACAGGTGCTAATTTG from Brienomyrus brachyistius isolate T26 chromosome 17, BBRACH_0.4, whole genome shotgun sequence harbors:
- the LOC125712161 gene encoding extracellular calcium-sensing receptor-like encodes the protein MSEQQHIQPCSTRSDMNQALMWHVLAAPVFVLLSGGSLSRKDEPSCHLWGEPQTPQLQKDGDTMIGGVFSFHYNWERELLYSQAPPPLKCTNLNLRSFQYAQTMIFAIEEINNSTSLLPNTTLGYKIYDTCGSVATAVRAAMTLANDQQSQASDTLCTKPSTVQAIIGETSSSLTVAISASIGPFNIPVVSHFSTCACLSDKRKYPSFLRTIPSDYYQSRALAQLVKYFGWTWVGAIRSDDDYGNNGMATFIETAQRLGICIEYSEPFYRTYPKEDILRIIDAIKRSTSRVIVGFLSYMDMDVLLQEMAHHNLTGYQWIGSEAWIADPYIATVKGHHVLNGAIGFSIAKAEVSGLRDFMLNVLPLNSSGNTIFQEFWEGLFECKFPSDVDSVNGKVCKGTENLSGIDNTYTDMSQIQILNNVYKGVYAVAHALHELFTCKSDKEVADNQTCATKRQPEPWKFLQQLKKVRFKTKEGEEVFFDKNGDPAAKYDLVNWQQQQPDGQIYIATVGRYDASLPTEKQLKLNNISIVWAKNSEKVPVSVCSESCPPGTRKAVQKGKPVCCYDCLLCAEGEISNTTDSITCMQCHPEYWSNKLKDTCILKETEYLSYAEIMGIILTAVSLLGTGITSAVTIIFFRYKNTPIIKANNSELSFLLLFSLTLCFLCSLTFIGRPSHWSCMLRHTAFGITFVLCISCVLGKTIVVLMAFRATLPGSNVMKWFGPSQQRLSVLVFTLIQVLICLLWLTLSPPFPNKNTKYYKDKIILECDVGSAVGFWAVLGYIGLLSALCFVLAFLARKLPDNFNEAKFITFSMLIFTAVWITFIPAYVSSPGKFTVAVEIFAILASSFGLLFCIFIPKCYIILLKPEKNTKKFLMGKMPSKSL
- the LOC125712182 gene encoding extracellular calcium-sensing receptor-like isoform X1, whose amino-acid sequence is MLLLLGLLLIGPPAQAEESKCTLLGRAQLPELSKDGDMIIGGIFSFHTGQEADIQSFKIIPKPLPCKNVNFREFQFALTMIFAIEEINRNSEMLPHASLGYKIYNDCGTSNIMRAALALVNGQDQAIHSNNCTEPGTVQAIIGHSGSTPTIGFATVIGRFHIPVVSHFATCACLSNRKEFPTFFRTIPSDYYQSRALAQLVKHFGWTWVGAVSSNNDYGINGMATFMQVAQQEGVCVEYSEAFDSTGPYNVLLRIVNIIKRSTSKVIMAFMTHREIKVLVEETERQNITDIQWIGSDAWITDTSLTNSKGNKALVGAIGFVVSKAQIPGLQNYLQRLHPSHFPQSSFVREFWEIVFNCTLATGSKKYQKRPCNGSENLQNVQNQFTDVSELRFTNNVYKAVYAVAHALHNLYTYEHGYGLDSSSTLPPWKVLHYLQTVNFTLKTGEEVLFDSNGDSPARYDLINLQNLDESTIQVATIGYYDASLPKGQQFIMNNTNIVWGGGSKEVPVSVCSESCPPGTRKAVQRGKPVCCYDCVPCAEGEISNTTDLADCIKCQSEYWSNIRRDACVLKEIEFLSYGDLMGLLLALLSLIGAFFTTGVGLIFYYHRHTPIVRANNTELSFLLLFSLTLCFLCSLTFIGRPSHWSCMLRHTAFGITFVLCISCILGKTIVVLMAFRATLPGSNVMKWFGPSQQRLSVLVFTLIQVLICLLWLTLSPPFPNKNMKYYKDKIILECDVGSAVGFWAVLGYIGLLSALCFVLAFLARKLPDNFNEAKFITFSMLIFCAVWVAFIPAYVSSPGKFTVAVEIFAILASSSGLLFCNFIPKCYFIIFKPEKNTKKALMGKAYK